A window of the Sporosarcina sp. FSL K6-2383 genome harbors these coding sequences:
- the nagA gene encoding N-acetylglucosamine-6-phosphate deacetylase has product MGKSLLISNITIADAKNSHFTGDVFVEDGKIKEVAASIAKVADVHIDAAGKNWTVVPGFIDVHIHGASSFDTMDATTEALNGFASALPREGTTSFLATTMTQSDEAISAALHNASLFTADETQAEMLGVHLEGPFVSTKRAGAQPVEHMIAPSSELFNKWQALSGNRIKLVTVAPELENGLAFIEEVTKSGVVASLGHTDATSDIVHSAVEAGANHITHLYNQMSPFHHREPGVVGGAFLEDTAMVELIVDGIHSHPKAVNLAYRQKGASRIILITDAMRAKGLPPGTYDLGGQDVEVTHNDARLPDGTLAGSILTMENAAKNMKAMTNCTLAELVAMTSTNAANQLGLVNKGKIEPGKDADLTIVDEDWNVQLTICRGNLTYSKEEL; this is encoded by the coding sequence GTGGGTAAATCGTTATTAATTTCAAATATTACGATTGCAGATGCAAAAAATTCACATTTTACAGGTGATGTCTTTGTAGAAGATGGTAAAATTAAAGAGGTCGCGGCTTCCATTGCCAAAGTGGCAGATGTTCATATTGATGCGGCGGGTAAAAATTGGACTGTGGTTCCTGGGTTTATAGATGTACATATTCATGGGGCGTCTAGCTTCGATACAATGGATGCAACGACCGAAGCATTGAACGGGTTTGCAAGTGCGCTACCGCGTGAAGGGACTACGAGTTTTTTAGCGACGACGATGACGCAGTCAGATGAAGCTATTTCCGCTGCGTTACATAATGCGAGTCTTTTTACTGCGGATGAAACGCAAGCTGAAATGCTAGGGGTTCATCTGGAGGGACCTTTTGTATCGACAAAAAGAGCAGGTGCACAGCCGGTTGAACATATGATTGCACCTTCGTCGGAACTCTTTAACAAATGGCAAGCACTCAGTGGCAATCGTATTAAACTTGTGACGGTTGCGCCAGAACTGGAAAATGGGCTTGCGTTTATTGAAGAAGTGACAAAGAGTGGTGTTGTTGCGTCTCTAGGTCATACGGATGCGACTTCTGACATTGTTCATAGTGCAGTTGAGGCTGGGGCAAACCATATTACACATCTGTACAATCAGATGAGTCCATTCCATCATCGGGAGCCTGGTGTTGTCGGAGGAGCTTTTTTAGAGGATACGGCAATGGTTGAATTGATCGTCGATGGGATTCATAGTCACCCAAAAGCAGTAAATTTGGCGTATCGTCAAAAAGGGGCTAGTCGTATTATACTCATTACAGATGCGATGCGCGCGAAAGGTTTGCCGCCTGGAACGTATGATTTAGGTGGGCAAGACGTAGAAGTGACGCATAACGACGCACGTTTGCCAGATGGCACGCTTGCGGGTAGTATTTTAACGATGGAGAATGCAGCGAAAAACATGAAGGCCATGACGAATTGTACATTGGCCGAACTCGTTGCTATGACATCTACCAATGCTGCAAACCAACTCGGTCTTGTCAATAAAGGGAAGATTGAGCCGGGCAAAGATGCGGACCTTACAATCGTCGACGAGGACTGGAATGTTCAGTTGACCATTTGTAGAGGGAATCTCACATATTCAAAGGAGGAACTATGA
- the nagB gene encoding glucosamine-6-phosphate deaminase: MMKVLVFDNYDEASAQAAQLVEAQVLENAQSVLGLATGSTPVGMYKSLIEGVKTRGVSYKNVNTINLDEYIGLPTDHSESYHTFMAENLFNHIDIAIDNTYVPNGMAVSPEEECVRYEEIIDSVGPINLQILGIGTNGHIGFNEPGTDPESLTHVVELVASTRESNARFFPSIDDVPTHAVTTGIKSILKSKKIVLIASGTSKAEAVKQLLSKEISQDFPASYLWNHDDVTLIVDKDAYSLV; encoded by the coding sequence ATGATGAAAGTATTAGTATTTGATAATTATGATGAAGCAAGTGCACAGGCAGCTCAATTAGTAGAGGCACAGGTTCTTGAAAACGCTCAATCTGTTCTTGGGCTAGCAACAGGTTCAACACCAGTCGGAATGTATAAAAGCTTAATCGAGGGTGTTAAAACACGTGGCGTATCTTATAAAAATGTGAATACGATTAATCTAGATGAGTATATTGGTTTGCCAACAGACCATTCAGAAAGTTACCATACATTTATGGCTGAAAACCTATTCAACCACATTGATATTGCGATTGACAATACGTATGTGCCGAATGGAATGGCTGTGTCGCCAGAAGAGGAATGTGTGCGTTATGAAGAAATTATTGACAGTGTCGGTCCAATTAATTTGCAAATTCTTGGAATCGGTACAAATGGACATATTGGCTTTAATGAGCCGGGAACAGATCCGGAAAGCTTGACGCATGTCGTTGAACTAGTGGCATCTACTCGTGAAAGTAATGCACGTTTCTTCCCGTCAATTGATGATGTGCCAACACATGCTGTCACTACAGGTATTAAATCTATATTGAAAAGCAAAAAAATCGTTTTGATTGCTTCAGGAACAAGCAAAGCGGAAGCTGTGAAGCAATTGTTGAGCAAAGAAATCTCACAAGATTTCCCAGCTTCTTATTTATGGAATCATGATGATGTAACGCTAATTGTTGATAAAGACGCCTATAGCTTAGTCTGA